Proteins encoded in a region of the Orcinus orca chromosome 8, mOrcOrc1.1, whole genome shotgun sequence genome:
- the LOC101280469 gene encoding LOW QUALITY PROTEIN: upstream-binding factor 1-like protein 1 (The sequence of the model RefSeq protein was modified relative to this genomic sequence to represent the inferred CDS: inserted 4 bases in 3 codons; substituted 2 bases at 2 genomic stop codons): MVLPKGQDDRSKEDIVKLLEYMVNNIPSNDRHVFKTTQSLMDWEKVAFKDFPGEICKLKWLEISYNLRKFCTLKELVLEAKENVDNPYKCRKHKKRPDLPKKPLTAYLCFFKKMQLQYXQKHPKLSNQELTKVLYEEYKKLPEQLKLKYSQDFXKEKQKFKEKMTLFREQHPDLVQSSTKSDVPKGSQIKVPKKFQGNVQKVVSPPKTXFIHEEPKKPPMNGYHKFHQDLWLSRELKXVALREHVVEISRCWQRVPQKQKEHYKKEAEELQKQYKVDLDLXLKSLSPEEHAYYRETTYLKRKNMNMMGGPNPKIRRMDLQSPSSGNLQGGLGLGQGLQAPETELSDMIGEYFPASGRSEENKEDEQEEKGSNSSDHSSR; the protein is encoded by the exons ATGGTGTTGCCTAAAGGCCAGGATGACAGGTCCAAAGAAGATATTGTGAAGTTATTGGAATATATGGTGAATAACATTCCATCCAATGACAGGCACGTGTTCAAAACAACCCAGTCACTGATGGACTGGGAAAAAGTAGCTTTTAAAGATTTTCCTGGGGAAATATGCAAACTCAAATGGTTAGAAATTTCTTATAACTTGAGAAAGTTTTGCACTTTGAAAGAATTAGTCCtggaagcaaaggaaaatgtTGACAATCCTTACAAATGCAGAAAACACAAGAAGCGTCCTGATTTACCCAAGAAGCCCTTGACAGCTTACCTCTGCTTTTTCAAAAAGATGCAACTCCAGT ACCAAAAACACCCTAAGCTGAGCAACCAGGAGCTGACCAAGGTTCTGTATGAGGAATACAAGAAGCTTCCAGAGCAGCTGAAGCTGAAATATAGTCAAGATTTCTAGAAGGAGAAACAGAAGTTTAAGGAGAAAATGACTCTGTTCAGAGAACAGCACCCTGATCTGGTCCAGAGCTCCACGAAATCTGATGTCCCCAAAGGAAGCCAAATCAAAGTGCCAAAGAAGTTTCAGGGAAATGTGCAAAAAGTGGTCTCCCCCCCCAAAAC GTTTATTCATGAAGAGCCCAAGAAGCCACCTATGAATGGCTATCACAAGTTCCACCAGGATTTGTGGTTGAGTAGGGAGCTGA GGGTTGCCCTGAGGGAGCACGTGGTAGAGATTAGTAGATGCTGGCAGCGTGTCCCACAGAAGCAGAAGGAGCATTATAAGAAGGAGGCTGAGGAACTGCAGAAACAGTACAAGGTGGACCTTGATCTCTGACTCAAGAGTCTGTCTCCTGAAGAACATGCTTATTACAGAGAGACAACCTATTTGAAGCGTAAGAACATGAACATGATGGGAGGCCCTAATCCCAAGATTAGGAGGATGGATCTGCAGTCCCCATCATCAGGGAATCTGCAGGGAGGGCTTGGACTGGGCCAGGGGCTTCAGGCTCCAGAGACAGAATTATCAGATATGATTGGAGAATATTTTCCTGCCTCAGGGAGATCAGAGGAAAATAAGGAAGATGAACAAGAGGAGAAAGGCAGCAACTCCTCAGACCACAGCAGTAGGTGA
- the LOC125965231 gene encoding tripartite motif-containing protein 43-like yields the protein MDSDIPEAFQKELTCLVCLNYLLDQVTIGCGHSFCRSCLCLLWEQAEDPASCPVCRQRSEQTNLKTNFLLKNLVSIVRKANLGQFLNSEEHMCGTHKETKKIFCEANKSLLCLVCSQSQEHRAHRHRSTEEAAEEYWEKLANEMRSLWEKTQEIERNLKKNGRGTDLWMFYVYRYGDMIRKTYQIVTPFLQEEENYYLGSIIKESQKICKQIRKRQEEMSGKKTDLKVIYKELMKMSYKPDVELLQELGDKVKWSESAQLHMPQPLLPELRARPITGLMDWLNRFRVTISFHNEVSRQHIRLFDDARSLKYERDSLYVSLDGRTSQYFAAWGSRGFTSDKQYWQVDVDGSWDWAVGICKDSWTRKDDGILKECNRDNFLLVCVKEGHHYRLWTTIPNTPLYTEKPQGRVGVFLDFDSGSMGFVDVARRSLLWRYKDGLFTFPVRPFICTGHT from the exons ATGGACTCAGACATCCCAGAAGCCTTCCAGAAAGAGCTCACCTGTCTCGTGTGCCTGAATTACCTTCTAGACCAAGTCACCATAGGCTGTGGACACAGCTTCTGTAGGTCCTGTCTCTGTCTTCTCTGGGAGCAAGCTGAAGACCCTGCCAGTTGCCCAGTGTGCAGACAACGATCAGAGCAGACAAACCTCAAAACCAATTTTCTTCTGAAGAATCTGGTGTCCATTGTCAGAAAAGCAAATCTCGGGCAATTCCTGAACTCTGAGGAACATATGTGTGGGACCCATAAGGAGACAAAGAAGATCTTCTGTGAAGCCAACAAGAGCTTGCTCTGTTTGGTCTGCTCTCAAAGTCAGGAGCACAGGgctcacagacaccgttccactGAAGAGGCTGCTGAGGAATACTGG GAGAAGCTGGCAAACGAAATGAGATCTTTATGGGAAAAGACCCAAGAAATTGAAAGAAATCTCaagaaaaatggcagaggaaCTGACCTTTGGATG TTCTACGTGTATCGATATGGAGACATGATTAGGAAAACTTATCAGATTGTAACTCCATTTCTTCAGGAGGAAGAAAATTACTACTTAGGGAGTATTATAAAAGAAAGCCAAAAGATTTGTAAGcaaatcagaaaaagacaagaGGAAATGAGTGGTAAGAAGACAGACCTCAAAgtaatatacaaagagctcatgaaaATGTCCTATAAACCAGATGTGGAGCTGCTCCAG gAATTGGGAGACAAAGTGAAATG GAGCGAGTCAGCACAGCTGCACATGCCTCAGCCTCTGCTGCCAGAACTCCGTGCACGACCCATCACTGGGCTGATGGACTGGCTCAACCGCTTCCGAG TAACAATTTCATTCCATAATGAAGTAAGCAGACAGCACATCAGGCTGTTTGATGATGCAAGAAGTTTGAAGTATGAGCGTGACAGCCTCTATGTGTCTTTGGATGGCAGAACATCGCAGTATTTTGCTGCATGGGGATCCCGGGGCTTCACCTCTGACAAACAGTACTGGCAGGTGGATGTGGATGGCTCTTGGGACTGGGCTGTAGGCATCTGTAAGGATTCCTGGACAAGGAAGGATGACGGCATACTGAAAGAATGCAACAGGGACAACTTTCTCCTTGTGTGTGTGAAGGAGGGTCATCATTACCGTCTCTGGACCACGATCCCGAACACTCCTCTGTACACAGAGAAACCTCAGGGCAGGGTTGGCGTGTTCCTTGATTTTGACAGTGGGAGTATGGGTTTTGTGGACGTTGCCAGGCGCTCCCTCCTTTGGAGGTACAAGGATGGCCTGTTCACTTTCCCTGTCAGGCCTTTCATTTGCACTGGCCACACGTGA